Below is a genomic region from Streptomyces ferrugineus.
ACATGCTCCAGGCGCTCACCGACCGCACCGCCTGTCTCCTCCAGAACCACGGCACGATCGCCTACGGCACGACGCTGGACCAGGCGTATGACCGCACGGCCCAACTGGAGTGGATGTGCCGGGTGTGGCTGACGGCCTCGTCCGTTCCGGGGCTGGCGCCGTCGTTGTTGTCGGAGGAGCAGGTGGCCGAGGTGGGGGAGCGGCTGCGGGGGTACGGGCAGCGGGGGGCCTCCGGCGGTTGAGCCGGGGGTGCCTGCGGCGGCCTGCTTGGGTGGTTGGGGGTGCGTGTAGCGCCTGCGGCTGGGTTGTGGGTCGGGGCCGCGCCGGGGGTGTCCGTCCTCGGTCGGGCGGTTGCTGTTGGGGAGAGAGGTGGCGTCTTTTGACGCCCGCCGCTGCGGGCGGATACCCCCGGCACGTCCCCTTGCCGCCGTACGCGGCTGCCCCCGCCGTGGGGGCGCGTCGGCGCCATAAACCGGCGGTGGGGGTGGGGCGGCGTGCCTCACTCGAAGTCGGCCTCCCACTGGCCCCTCCCCGCGTCCGCCCGGACACTGGAATCGTGCGCACTGTCAAAGCGACGGCCGCTGCCGTCACCGTGGCTCTGGCCGCCGGCGCCGCGAGCGTCGCCGCCGGGCGGTTCGCCAGTGGGGCCGCGCTGACGGCGCCCCCGGGCAGGCCCCTGCCCACCGAACCCCGGCTGACCGTGCACGCCACGGCCGCCGGGCAGATCGCGCTCACCCGCGCCCTCGCCTCCCTGCGCCCCGGCACCTACGGCCTGTCCGGCGACGGCTCGCACGCGGTCGTCGGCCCTGTGCTCGCCGCGGCGAAGCACTCCGCCGACACCGTCGTACGTCGGCTCGAGCGCGTCACTCACGGCACCCTGCAGCCCGGCGACAGCGTCTGGCTCACCCCGAACGTCCACGTCGGCGACCCGAGCGCCGCCCTCGGCCTCGACCACGCCGATGTCGACATCCCGGGCGAACTCGGCGCCCTGCCCGCGTGGTTCGTTCCCGGCGCGCGGGACACCTGGGTCATCGCCGTGCACGGGCTCGGCACCACCCGCGAACACGCCATGAACATCATGGAGTTCCTCAGCGGCCGGCACTTCCCGGTCCTCGCCCTCGCCTATCGCGGCGACCTCGGCGCGCCCCGCCCGCCGGACGGGCTGAACCATCTCGGCGAGACCGAGTGGCGGGACCTGGACGCGGCGATGCGCTATGCCGTGCGCCAGGGCGCCGAGCAACTCGTGCTGCTCGGCTGGTCCACCGGCGCGACGATGGCGCTGCGTGCCGCCGCGCGCTCGGGGCTGCGGGACCGGGTCTCCGGCCTCGTCCTCGACTCCCCGGTGCTGAGCTGGCAGACCACCCTGCGCGCCCTCGCCTCGGCCCGTCACACGCCGAGCGCGCTGCTGCCGCTCGCGGTCCGCGCGGCACAGGGCCGCACCGGGCTGAGCGCCGACCGTGCCGCCGACGGCGACGCCCCGGACCGGCTCGCGGTGCCGACCCTGATCTTCCACGGGCCCGAGGACCGGGTCGCCCCGTGGAACCTCTCGCGCCGCCTGGCGGACGCCCACCCCCACCTGGTGACCCTCCAGACGGTCGAGAACGCTCCTCACGCGGCCATGTGGAACGCCGACCCCGCGTCCTACGAGGAATCCCTGCGGCGCTTCATGACCCCGCTCATGTGACCGCGGCGGCGCCCCCGCACGGACCGGTCCCACAGATTCCGTTTAAGGCCGTACCACTGGCCTGTTATCGGCCCCCAGCCGCTCGCCGGACCCCGTGCGTTGGCCATCCCCGTCGCCCCTCGTGACATTCCGTTTGGGTTTTCGGACCGTCAACCGGAAGACTGCACCCGTGACGTCCCGTATCCCGCGCGACTCCAGGCTTCGACTCGTCCGCCCGCGACCCCTGGCCGCCGCCCCCAGAGCCGTGAACCAGCGGCGCCCGCGCCGCGCCGCGCCCCGCCCCCCGGAAGGCACACCGGCCCAGGCCGAGCTGGCCAGAATGGCTCGCTCCGGTCTGGCCGCCGCGGCCCGTGTCGCCCACTGGGCCGACGCCGCGCTGCGCCCCGGCCGCGACGGCTCGAACCCCGACGGCAAAGGCACCCTCTCCGACGCGACCGCCGAACGGGCGGCGAACGACCTGGGCCTGACCGTGGCTCAGGTGCGCGCCGACTGGGACACCGCCCGGCTCGCCGGTCTCGTCGAGGTGCACGGCGACACCGCCCGGCCCGGCTGGCGGCTGCGCGCCTGGGACCGCGACGACAGCGCCGTGCTGCGCGGCTGGGTCGCCCTCTTCGACGCCTGGTCCCTCGTCCACCCGGAACCCGAGCAGCACGAGCACGGTGCCGTGGCGGACGTCGTCTCGGCCCTGCCCCAGGTGCTCTCCTTCCTCCAGCTCTCCGCCGGGCCCGTCCCCGTCGAGCAGCTCCTCGACCTGCTGGAGCAGCGGGTCACCGAACTGCGCACCGAGAGGTGTGAGATCCCCTACGGGCCCCGGCCCGAGCCGGTCGCCGTTCCGGCCGCGGCCGCGCAGGACACCTCCCTCGCCCCGCTCCTCGACTGGGCCCTGCGCGCCCTCGCCTCCGTCGGCGCCCTCACCTGCGACGACGCACAGGCCACCCTCACCCCGCTCGGCAGCTGGGCGGTCTGGGTCAAGCTGGAGCAGATCTGCGTCGCCGCCCAGAGCCCCGCCGGGAACATCGAGCAGGCGGCCGAGGACATGCTCCGCGGCTGCGCCCAGCTCCGCCCCAACGCCGCCCGTGCCGAGTACCGCGCCTGGCTCGCCGCCCGCCCCGTCGGCAGCGCCGTCACCGAACTCCTCGGCGCCGCCCGCGGCGACGACGCCCTGCTGCGCGGCCTCGCCTTCGAGGCGCTGCGCGTCGTCGGCGCCCCCGCCGAGCCCGACGTACGCGCCGTCGTCGACGAGCCGACGCTGCGGCCCTACGCCCTGCTGTGGCTCGCCGAGCACGACGGCATCGACCCCGAGGACGCCCACGAGGTGCTCACCCGACAGGAGGCCACCTGGCTGTGGGTCGACACCGCCGCCGCGGTCGCCGACCACGGCGAGGCCCCGATGCTCGTACGGCACCTGGAGTCCGCGCTGCAGCCGACCGTCCCCGCGCTCCTCGACGAGGTGCGCGCCGTCGGTCACCCCCGCACCGTGCAGGTCCTCGTCGCGCTGGCCGCCGCGCACCCCGACCCCGCCCTCGCGAAGGCCGTGCGCCGCGCCGCCTTCCAGGTGCACACCGGGGGGAGCTGAGCCCGGGCGGGCGCTCAGCCCTTGATCTCGGGGGCGTAGGTGCCGAAGCTCCAGACGTTGCCCTCTGTGTCCCGGGCCATGTAGTCCCGCGAGCCGTAGTCCTGGTCCGTCGGGGGCATCAGGATCTCCGCGCCGTGCTCCACGGCCCGCCGGTGGTGTGCGTCGACGTCCTCCACGACGACGTACACCCCGGTCGTGCCCGCGTCCTTCATCACCTTGTCGAATGTGCTGCCGGTGCCCTTCGAACCGAGCATCACCGCGCCGTTGCCCTGCGCCAGCTCGGCGTGCGCCACCTTGCCGTCCTCGCCCTCGTACACCGCCAGCTCCGTGAACCCGAAGGCCTCCGTGAGCTGCCTGACCGCCGCCTTCGCGTCCGTGTACAGCAGCGTCGGGTAGATGCTCGGGCGCCCACCGCTCGTGTCTGCCATGCCGATCACTTCCTTGTGATCAATCGCCGGATGTCTCACCGTTGCCCAGTCTCGCAGCGACCACTGACAACGGCCCTCCGGCCCGAGGACGCGTGCCCACCCGAACGGAGAGACGAACCGAACACCCGATCCCAGAAAAAGTGGTTGCACCGCCCCGTTAGACTGGCCCCATGGCCATTCTCCTCGCGCATTAGACGGCGGGAACGTCCTCAGCCGTCCACCCCGCCACCCACCCCGCCCTGGAGTCTGTCCGTGATCTCCGCCTCCGGTATCGAGCTGCGCGCCGGTGCCCGCGTCCTCATCGAATCCGCGACCTTCCGTGTCGCCAAGGGCGACCGCATCGGCCTCGTCGGCCGCAACGGCGCCGGCAAGACCACCCTCACCAAGTGCC
It encodes:
- a CDS encoding VOC family protein codes for the protein MADTSGGRPSIYPTLLYTDAKAAVRQLTEAFGFTELAVYEGEDGKVAHAELAQGNGAVMLGSKGTGSTFDKVMKDAGTTGVYVVVEDVDAHHRRAVEHGAEILMPPTDQDYGSRDYMARDTEGNVWSFGTYAPEIKG
- a CDS encoding alpha/beta hydrolase, whose protein sequence is MRTVKATAAAVTVALAAGAASVAAGRFASGAALTAPPGRPLPTEPRLTVHATAAGQIALTRALASLRPGTYGLSGDGSHAVVGPVLAAAKHSADTVVRRLERVTHGTLQPGDSVWLTPNVHVGDPSAALGLDHADVDIPGELGALPAWFVPGARDTWVIAVHGLGTTREHAMNIMEFLSGRHFPVLALAYRGDLGAPRPPDGLNHLGETEWRDLDAAMRYAVRQGAEQLVLLGWSTGATMALRAAARSGLRDRVSGLVLDSPVLSWQTTLRALASARHTPSALLPLAVRAAQGRTGLSADRAADGDAPDRLAVPTLIFHGPEDRVAPWNLSRRLADAHPHLVTLQTVENAPHAAMWNADPASYEESLRRFMTPLM